The Gigantopelta aegis isolate Gae_Host chromosome 9, Gae_host_genome, whole genome shotgun sequence genomic sequence acgaAAATAATGCCTTTTAAATGCACcccatttttaataatatattttatgtttgagAATAAATCTTGCACGTGCCTTTATAGTTCAAAATTGTGCTGAATGAGATATCATTTTCCATGAGATATTTCTACATTCCGTGTTTGAATACAAGGCCGGGGTGAAGTAACTTCCCAGCAGCCCTGAATCGGCAAATTGGGTGTgcttcaaaaaataaaaaatcactaCATATATGATTTACCCGGGGAAattcttgtttttttagttttttgtgtgtgtttatgttatTATGGTGGATAGCGTGTTATTAATCAGCCCCATGCTTCCTGCACAAACTACAGCCTTGATTTGACATCAGATCAGTCCAAAGTAATTTAGGAGATTATTtgaaaaattgtaaaacataattataaacatgaatattttacttttagaaATAAATCGATTTAATCATTTTGAATGCATGAAAAGGATTTGGGTTCACggagaaatatataataattgtcttttatTTTTCGTCAAATAAATAGCGTGCTGGATTAATAACAGATATTAGTTTACAATAACATGTTTCATACGAAGCTGCATGATAGATtctgaataataaattaaaaataaatagcacAATCGTATTAATTAAAACGTGTTCCGTTgcttaaacaaaacagtaataaaataataatgttgcaATTTAAATGAATATAGTTTCCActttatttaagaattgtttgttatttattttacgttcatcggggtatgaaacaaaataatccGCAGACTGTGTGAATAGACGAAGCCGtactcacataagtttgcggatgattgttttttgtatgtatgtatgtatgtatgtatgtatgtatgtatgtatgtaagtgtgtatgtgtaccatgtgtacatgcgtgtgtgtatgtctctgtgtgtgtatatagttaaaatatatatgtatcacttacccatgatatccatgtcataaacccatgtattaatttaatgtattaacctggttaataatggtgTGCAAATTTGCAATGTCtctaggtaataatgtgttgctgtgaatgggtcatgtgtttacaagccaacaagagctgtatacctgagcgtaacgttttttTATAAGATTTAGTTTAagtgcgtgacgtcaaactaatttgtgctgatcgtgatgacgtcatattaccgatgggggctactttaaaatgttattttagaagtgttataggataaatataattcgctactcgtgttttttaatatgtaatatatcaacctcgtcttgttaatcggtatttgtctcggcggTGCCTTGACAacataccgattaacatagactcggttgatattttccatattaaaaaatactcgttaCCAatcccctctctctgtctctcgctctctgtctctgtctgtctgtctctctctctctctctctctctctctctctctctctctctctctctctctctctctctctctctctctctctctctctctctctctctctctctctgtaagaTGTCAGCAGCTAGTTGTGGGGTGAACCGCCATTTATACATTAATTCGACTTTCCACAGGAAATGCAAAATGTTCAGTTTGGGATGGGGGCAGTGCACTGCACGTTTCTTAGAATATCAAACTAAAGCATCCATTTGCAATGCCCTTTCAGTTTTCAGATGTCCAATACGAATTTCGAAAATTTGAACTCCCTGAAAGACGAACTATTTCGTCGTCTCATTCAAGTTCGAGTTATTGAAGTCTGACTATGCGTATatataagaagaaaaagagggaaattgtggtgatggtggtaaatgtgatgatatgatgataatgatgatgatgatgatgatgatgaaacatgtattaaaacttctgtctttgttattttataacaatacaTCACCCCATCACAACGCATCACCCAGTCACAAACTAATATGCTGGACATCTAGATCAGTCTGAGGTGcgtgcgtcgcaggatcgaaccatctcagtggatccattctctgaaTGGGTTTTTATTCCgtcacaaccagtgcaccaagactaatatttcaaagtccatggtatgagCTGTCCTCTCTATAAGAAAGTGctatataaaggatcccttgctgctaatgggaaaatgtagcgagtttcctctggcACCACGAgttgaaaattaccaaatgtttaacatccgatagccgatgattaataaatcaatgtgctctagtggtactgttaaacaaaataatctttaaCATAAACTGGTATAGAGTGGTTTGTATCTTCGTTTGACATTGTTTCATTCAAACAATTTCTTAAAAGCATTTTACAGTCTTTTTACAAACAGCATAAACAAGtaccatttaataatttttaataaacaaaaaatacaaataaataaatgcacacTTATTTTTTCACTTGTGTAATATACACACACGAACGTAGTACTAATTGGCGATAGATATAACGATAAACaaatgatgatttattttaaaatctatttcaCACACCAGAATCTGATGTGCAATTTTGTACGTGGAACACGCAAATTAATATATGGCATGATACTGACTACACGTATATTTGTGTAGTACGTAATTTCCTCCTTTTTGTCTTGGTACCCATTTCCTTTTAATTCAGTGTATTTTAGCAATGTGCGgtgttatggggggggggggggggcataggcAAACATGTCCCTATTTTTGTTAGGGgaaggctggcttttgcccgaatcaAACGAAACTGCCCGAATCTGCCTAACATATTAGCATAACTACaaaacaactatatagggttgcaaacgaattttGAGGGtcaatgatggaaatacatggtaaaaaggtctcaggttaacacattttgcccgaataactgtatcatttttgcccaaatttgctGGAAATGCCGCATTTGAACATCTAAAATTCATGTTTCTCAGGGAAACATGCTTGAACCCACCGTAACAGATCTAGACCCTTTGGACCCTCAAATTGCCATCTCCCGGACCATCGCAGTggcagtgcccccccccccccccccccgacacacacacacacactttccgCTGGCACTGATGTCTACCATTCGACgccaaataaaatgtgttgagtgcgttgttaaataaaacatttccttccttccttgatgTCTAACAAAatgctttaataaattaatgtaacaCGTCTTCTGCCCCTCCCCCAATAATATCAATTAAACTTGCTATCAACTTGATGTTACAGGAACAGGACTACGCTAGCTCCTCTCTATTTATAGATGTTCGAACTGTTCGTAAAAATGTTACCCATAGATTTATAAGAAACATGCTTGTAAACGACGAAACCCACGTTTCTAATTACTATGATAAAAGCTGACGTTTAGAACATATCCATATATAACATTAACATTGCAGtattgtcaaacatggattgaCCACTGTTAGAAAACATATCAAACGGATTCCACCAGAAATCGTACATATCGGAAAAGAAGTTGTTATACCCAAAGTCCTGCCAAGGATCACGCGGGTAATTATTGGTCACCCATCTTGTACCAACTCCTGATGTATGCCCTCCTGATGTACTTGTACCATGTCCTCCTGACGTACTTGTGCCATGTCCTCCTGACGTACTCATACCATGTCCTGTTGACGTACTCGTTCCATGTCCTCCTGACGTACTCGTCCCATGTCCTCCTGACGTACTTGTACCATGTCCTGCTGACGTACTCGTTCCATGTCCTCCTGACGTACTCGTCCCATGTCCTCCTGACGTACTTGTGCCATGTCCTCCTGACGTAGTCGTCCCATGCCCTCCTGACGTACTTGTACCATGCCCTCCAGACGTACTTATGCCATGTCCTGACGTACTCATACCATGTCCTTTTGACGTACTCGTTCCATGTCCTCCTGACGTACTTGTACCATGTCCTCCTGACGTACTCGTCCCATGTCCTCCTGATGTACTCGTCCCATATCCTCCTGACGTACTTGTACCATGTCCTCCTGACGTGCTTGTACCATGTCCTCCTGACGTACTCGTACCATGTCCTCCTGACGTACTCGTCCCATGTCCTCCTGACGTACTTGTACCATGTCCTGCTGACGTACTCGTTCCATGTCCTCCTGACGTACTCGTCCCATGTCCTCCTGACGTACTTGTGCCATGTCCTCCTGACGTAGTCGTCCCATGCCCTCCTGACGTACTTGTACCATGCCCTCCAGACGTACTTATGCCATGTCCTGACGTACTCATACCATGTCCTTTTGACGTACTCGTTCCATGTCCTCCTGACGTACTTGTACCATGTCCTCCTGACGTACTCGTCCCATGTCCTCCTGATGTACTCGTCCCATATCCTCCTGACGGACTTGTACCATGTCCTCCTGACGTGCTTGTACCATGTCCTCCTGACGTACTCGTACCATGCCCTCCAGACGTACTTGTACCATGTCCTCCTGACGTACTTGTACCATGTCCTCCTGACGTACTTGTACCATGTCCTCCTAAAGTACTTGTGCCATGTCTTCCTGACGTACTTATAGCATATGCTCCTGGCGAACTACCATGTCCATGTTCTCCTGACGTACCATGTCCTCCTGACGTACCATGTCCTCGTGACGTACCATGTCCTGACGTACTTGTACCATGTCCCCCTGTATTAGCAGCTGTTTCATCTGTATCAGCTGTCACACCTGTAGCATTTGCTCCTGTAGACGAATGATCCACGGTAGATGCACCATTCCCTGAAAAGCAATATAAATCGAACTAACCATGGGTgttactgttatatatatactagccgGCATTAATAACGCAAtttccttttgtcaaaataatatacgtTCCGTTTGGACTTCATTGACGCTATTCGTCAATGTACATGGTACAGTGGTACACATTATTTCAGCAGCATGTAAAGGTCGACTTCCGGCCTGTTCCCAACATAAGGGGAACAACGCTAAAAACGCATTATCCGGTAAATCGCGCACACGCAACCACTTGGCGAAATAACATTTTGCACGTGCATTTCCTGATACCCGGGCACACTCAGAACACGCGGGTGGCAATGAGTATCTCACTCCTACACGATGCCTCGGTTGAACAACGCCGATCGGAATCAAGCCATTGGCTTGTTGAATGCCGGAAACTCGCAATTGCGGGTAGCACAACGGTTCCACGTGCACCCGTCAACCATTAATCGGCTCCTCAACCGATATCAGACGACAGGGACCGTCAATGACCGCCGTCGTTCGTGCACACCACGCGTAACGACCAATAGACAGGACCGGAACATACGGTTGCGGCACCTGCGCAATCGGTTTTTGACAGCCGCAAGCACTGCCAGGACTGAAGTGGGAACCAGGGGACGACTCATCAGCGCCCGAACTGTCCGGAGACGTCTTGCCGCAGCACGACTGCATTGCCACCGACCCTACCGTGGCCTTATCCTCCTGCACAGACATCGTCAAGCAAGACTCTTATGGGCCAGGAATGGTGGGCATTTGCGACCCAGGAGATGGCGAGATGTCATCTTCTCGGATGAATCGAGATTTAACGTGAGTGTCACGGACAGACGTCGTTGCATTTACCGCCGTCGTAGAGAACGTGTCGCGCAGGCCTGTGTTCTGGAGAGGGACCGCTACGGGGGCGGCGGAGTCATGGTTTGGGGCGCCATCAATGCTGACTTCCGGTCCGAACTCGTGGTGGTACAGGGAAACCTTAATGCGCAACACTACGTCGACAACATCCTGCGGCCGGTCCTCCTCCCATTGATGAGACGGCATGGCGGAAACAGGCTCGTCttccagcaagacaacgctcggccgcacactgccaggcgtACACGGGCGTTTCTTCGTGCCCACCATGTCACTGTGTTGGACTGGCCAGCAGTTTCCCCGGACATGAACCCAATAGAGCACATGTGGGACGAGCTGGGACGTCGTGTTCAAAACCAACCGAATCCACCACAGAACTTCGCTGAGCTGCAGCAGGCATTGCAGCATCACTGGGCAGCCATCCCACGACGTGTGGTGAGGCGCCTGTGCATGTCCATGCCTAGGAGGCTGCAGGCGTGCATCGCAGCACATGGAGGTCACACGAAATACTGACCCCCATGACGTTGACATCGCCAGAGACGTTATGTGCGATTCACTGTTGGCGGCTGACAGTGCCAGTCAGATGGGCCAGTGGTTggtctcactggtggtatcagtttcatttttgtggaatctcgcataataaaataaaccatgatcATTTCCGAGATTGCGTTTTTATTGCCACCtagtatatatgttatatctaaACAGCAACACACTGTGCATTCTCGGATAATGGAAATAAACAATTTCAAGAATATAAGTTGCATCGTAAGTGTATTTGCACATTTCTAATATTGATAAACTACTGCATCGATTAAGCATACAAAGGGTCAGGACGTAATTTTCGAAACAAACGTTGTCTTCTCCGTCTAACAATTTACTGTTAAAGATCCCAGAAATAATCAACTTCAactgtaattttattattaattatttaatagttttattgtTCATATTATTTCAAACCTCTAGTTATTTAGTAAGATGAAGATAAAAATACAAGATTGCTGAATAGCTTCGCAACAATAACGTCAGTTTTAGTGTCCAAAGGGAGATAACCCGATAATCGCGATTATCagtaaataaagaaaactttattttaGAAAAATTGTCATACAAATCATAATAGTTTGTTTCGGCTGCATTATTATCAGAGCCGCCCAGAATGCATTTCATAACATCGAAAGCGAGGAGATTAGCTCATTGTGTCTTCACGTAATCGATGATATAGTCATTCTTAAAGCTGCTAGGTACTCAGTTCACAACCAGGACGATATAAtataactcaatgggtaggttgtGTAAAGGCCActcactgacttctctctcactaacaactaacaattgaTCTACTGCCGTGGACTGACAGCCCGTATAGCTATGGTGTGCGACCAGGACCGTGTTCTTGAGTCTTAATTTGGTATAATCACGAAATTAAGTTAACATGAATTACACGTGTCTAGGTTTAAGTTATATTAATTTAGCCTGCTGTAATACCTGCACTACTGGTTTGAGATGCGGCATCTGTGTCATTTTGAACGGTACTCGTACTTGGTGCTGCGCCAGTGTGAGATCCAGTGGTTCTTCCAGTGGCTGTTTCGTGAATCCCTGTGCTCGTTCCATCTCCAGTTGTACCAGTACCAGTACTTGTACCATCTCCAGTTGTACCAGTACCAGTACTTGTTCCATTTCCACTTGTACCAGTAATTGCACCATCTCCTGTTGTACCAGTACTTATACCATCTCCAGTTGTACCAGTATGTGTACCATCTCCAGCTGTATCAGTATGTGTACCATCTCCAGCTGTATTATTATGTGTACCATCTCCAGCTGTATCATTATGTGTACCATCTCCAGCTGTATCAGTATGTGTACCATCTCCAGCTGTATTATTATGTGTACCATCTCCAGCTGTATCATTATGTGTACCATCTCCAGCTGTATCATTATGTGTACCATCTCCAGCTGTATCAGTATGTGTACCATCTCCAGCTGTAACCGCATGTGTACCATCTCCAGCTGTATCAGCACCTGTACCATCTCCAGTTGTACCAGCACTTGTGCCATCTCCAGTTGTACCATCTCCAGTTGTACCAGTACTTGTAACATCTCCAGTTGTATGAACACCTATACCATCTACAGTTGTACCAGTACTTGTTCCATTTCCAGTTGTACCAGTAATTGCACCATCTCCAGCTGTACCAGCACCTGTACCATCTCCAGTTGTACCAGTATGTGTACCATCTCCAGCTGTATCAGTATGTGTACCATCTCCAGTTGTACCAGTAATTGCACCATCTCCAGTTGTACCAACACCTGTACCATCTCCAGTTGTACCAGTATGTGTACCATCTCCAGCTGTATCAGTATGTGTACCATCTCCAGTTGTACCAGTAATTGCACCATCTCCAGTTGCACCAGCACCTGTACCATCTCCAGTTGTACCAGTATGTGTACCATCTCCAGTTGTACCAGCACCTGTACCATTTCCAGTTGTACCAGTATGTGTACCATCTCCAGTTGTACCAGCACCTGTACCATCTCCAGTTGTACCAGTATGTGTACCATCTCCAGTTGTACCAGCACCTGTACCATCTCCAGCTGTATCAGTATGTGTACCATCTCCAGTTGTACCAGCACCTGTATCATTTCCAGTTGTACCAGTATGTGTACCATCTCCAGTTGTACCAGCACCTGTACCATTTCCAGTTGTACCAGTATGTGTACCATCTCCAGTTGTACCAGCACCTGTACCATCTCCAGTTGTACCAGTATGTGTACCATCTCCAGTTGTACCAGCACCTGTACCATCTCCAGCTGTATCAGTATGTGTACCATCTCCAGTTGTACCAGCACCTGTACCATTTCCAGTTGTACCAGTATGTGTACCATCTCCAGTTGTACCAGTATGTGTACCATTTCCAGTTGTACCAGTATGTGTACCATCTCCAGTTGTACCAGTAATTGCACCATCTCCAGTTGCACCAGCACCTGTACCATCTCCAGCTGTATCAGTATGTGTACCATCTCCAGTTGTACCAGTAATTGCACCATCTCCAGTTGTACCAGCACCTGCACCATCTCCAGTTGTATCAGCACTTGTACCATCTCCAGTTTTACCAGCACTTGCACCATCTCCAATTGTACCAGTACTTGTACCATCTCCAGTTGTACCGGCACCTGTACCATCTCCAGTTGTACCAGCACTTGTACCATCTGCAGCTATACCATCTACAGTTGTACCAGTACTTGTACCATCTCCAGCTATACCATCTACAGTTGTACCAGTACTTGTTCCATTTCCAGTTGTACCAGTAATTGCACCATCTCCAGTTGTACCAGCACCTGTACCATCTCCAATTGTACCAGTATGTGTACCATTGCCAGTTGTACCAGAACCTGTACCATCTCCAGTTGTACCAGTATGTGTACCATCTCCAGCTGTATCATTATGTGTACCATCTCTAGTTGTACCAGTATGTGTACCATCTCCAGCTGTAtcattatatgtaccatctctaGTTGTACCAGTATGTGTACCATCTCCAGTTGTACCAGTACTTGTTCCATTTCCAGTTGTACCAGTAATTGCACCATCTCCAGTTGTACCAGTACTTGTACCATCTCCAGTTGTACCAGTACTTATACCATCTCCAGCAGTACTTGTTCCATTTCCAGCTGTACCAGTAATTGCACCATCTCCAGTTGTACCAGCACCTGTACCATCTCCAGTTGTACCAGTATGTGTACCATCTCCTGCTGTATCATTATGTGTACCATCTCCAGCTGTATCAGTATGTGTACCATCTCCAGCTGTACCAGCACCTGTACCATCTCCAGTTGTACCAGTATGTGTAC encodes the following:
- the LOC121380504 gene encoding uncharacterized PE-PGRS family protein PE_PGRS54-like isoform X1; translation: MTRLLLALACLLALVTIGRVAPITDIVETERTAIAPDTVSGVGTAPATGTDSGTGTDTGTHSVTAGDGTHTDTAGDGTHNDTAGDGTHTGTTGDGTGAGTAGDGTHTGITGDGTGAGTTGDGTHTGTTGDGTGAGTAGDGTHTDTAGDGTHNDTAGDGTHTGTTGDGTGAGTTGDGAITGTAGNGTSTAGDGISTGTTGDGTSTGTTGDGAITGTTGNGTSTGTTGDGTHTGTTRDGTYNDTAGDGTHTGTTRDGTHNDTAGDGTHTGTTGDGTGSGTTGNGTHTGTIGDGTGAGTTGDGAITGTTGNGTSTGTTVDGIAGDGTSTGTTVDGIAADGTSAGTTGDGTGAGTTGDGTSTGTIGDGASAGKTGDGTSADTTGDGAGAGTTGDGAITGTTGDGTHTDTAGDGTGAGATGDGAITGTTGDGTHTGTTGNGTHTGTTGDGTHTGTTGNGTGAGTTGDGTHTDTAGDGTGAGTTGDGTHTGTTGDGTGAGTTGDGTHTGTTGNGTGAGTTGDGTHTGTTGNDTGAGTTGDGTHTDTAGDGTGAGTTGDGTHTGTTGDGTGAGTTGDGTHTGTTGNGTGAGTTGDGTHTGTTGDGTGAGATGDGAITGTTGDGTHTDTAGDGTHTGTTGDGTGVGTTGDGAITGTTGDGTHTDTAGDGTHTGTTGDGTGAGTAGDGAITGTTGNGTSTGTTVDGIGVHTTGDVTSTGTTGDGTTGDGTSAGTTGDGTGADTAGDGTHAVTAGDGTHTDTAGDGTHNDTAGDGTHNDTAGDGTHNNTAGDGTHTDTAGDGTHNDTAGDGTHNNTAGDGTHTDTAGDGTHTGTTGDGISTGTTGDGAITGTSGNGTSTGTGTTGDGTSTGTGTTGDGTSTGIHETATGRTTGSHTGAAPSTSTVQNDTDAASQTSSAGNGASTVDHSSTGANATGVTADTDETAANTGGHGTSTSGHGTSRGHGTSGGHGTSGEHGHGSSPGAYAISTSGRHGTSTLGGHGTSTSGGHGTSTSGGHGTSTSGGHGTSTSGGHGTSTSGGHGTSPSGGYGTSTSGGHGTSTSGGHGTSTSGGHGTSTSKGHGMSTSGHGISTSGGHGTSTSGGHGTTTSGGHGTSTSGGHGTSTSGGHGTSTSAGHGTSTSGGHGTSTSGGHGTSTSGGHGTSTSGGHGTSTSGGYGTSTSGGHGTSTSGGHGTSTSGGHGTSTSKGHGMSTSGHGISTSGGHGTSTSGGHGTTTSGGHGTSTSGGHGTSTSGGHGTSTSAGHGTSTSGGHGTSTSGGHGTSTSTGHGMSTSGGHGTSTSGGHGTSTSGGHTSGVGTRWVTNNYPRDPWQDFGYNNFFSDMYDFWWNPFDMFSNSGQSMFDNTAMLMLYMDMF
- the LOC121380504 gene encoding uncharacterized PE-PGRS family protein PE_PGRS54-like isoform X3, encoding MTRLLLALACLLALVTIGRVAPITDIVETERTAIAPDTVSGVGTAPATGTDSGTGTDTGTHSVTAGDGTHTDTAGDGTHNDTAGDGTHTGTTGDGTGAGTAGDGTHTGITGDGTGAGTTGDGTHTGTTGDGTGAGTAGDGTHTDTAGDGTHNDTAGDGTHTGTTGDGTGAGTTGDGAITGTAGNGTSTAGDGISTGTTGDGTSTGTTGDGAITGTTGNGTSTGTTGDGTHTGTTRDGTYNDTAGDGTHTGTTRDGTHNDTAGDGTHTGTTGDGTGSGTTGNGTHTGTIGDGTGAGTTGDGAITGTTGNGTSAGTTGDGAITGTTGDGTHTDTAGDGTGAGATGDGAITGTTGDGTHTGTTGNGTHTGTTGDGTHTGTTGNGTGAGTTGDGTHTDTAGDGTGAGTTGDGTHTGTTGDGTGAGTTGDGTHTGTTGNGTGAGTTGDGTHTGTTGNDTGAGTTGDGTHTDTAGDGTGAGTTGDGTHTGTTGDGTGAGTTGDGTHTGTTGNGTGAGTTGDGTHTGTTGDGTGAGATGDGAITGTTGDGTHTDTAGDGTHTGTTGDGTGVGTTGDGAITGTTGDGTHTDTAGDGTHTGTTGDGTGAGTAGDGAITGTTGNGTSTGTTVDGIGVHTTGDVTSTGTTGDGTTGDGTSAGTTGDGTGADTAGDGTHAVTAGDGTHTDTAGDGTHNDTAGDGTHNDTAGDGTHNNTAGDGTHTDTAGDGTHNDTAGDGTHNNTAGDGTHTDTAGDGTHTGTTGDGISTGTTGDGAITGTSGNGTSTGTGTTGDGTSTGTGTTGDGTSTGIHETATGRTTGSHTGAAPSTSTVQNDTDAASQTSSAGNGASTVDHSSTGANATGVTADTDETAANTGGHGTSTSGHGTSRGHGTSGGHGTSGEHGHGSSPGAYAISTSGRHGTSTLGGHGTSTSGGHGTSTSGGHGTSTSGGHGTSTSGGHGTSTSGGHGTSPSGGYGTSTSGGHGTSTSGGHGTSTSGGHGTSTSKGHGMSTSGHGISTSGGHGTSTSGGHGTTTSGGHGTSTSGGHGTSTSGGHGTSTSAGHGTSTSGGHGTSTSGGHGTSTSGGHGTSTSGGHGTSTSGGYGTSTSGGHGTSTSGGHGTSTSGGHGTSTSKGHGMSTSGHGISTSGGHGTSTSGGHGTTTSGGHGTSTSGGHGTSTSGGHGTSTSAGHGTSTSGGHGTSTSGGHGTSTSTGHGMSTSGGHGTSTSGGHGTSTSGGHTSGVGTRWVTNNYPRDPWQDFGYNNFFSDMYDFWWNPFDMFSNSGQSMFDNTAMLMLYMDMF
- the LOC121380504 gene encoding uncharacterized PE-PGRS family protein PE_PGRS54-like isoform X2, giving the protein MTRLLLALACLLALVTIGRVAPITDIVETERTAIAPDTVSGVGTAPATGTDSGTGTDTGTHSVTAGDGTHTDTAGDGTHNDTAGDGTHTGTTGDGTGAGTAGDGTHTGITGDGTGAGTTGDGTHTGTTGDGTGAGTAGDGTHTDTAGDGTHNDTAGDGTHTGTTGDGTGAGTTGDGAITGTAGNGTSTAGDGISTGTTGDGTSTGTTGDGAITGTTGNGTSTGTTGDGTHTGTTRDGTYNDTAGDGTHTGTTRDGTHNDTAGDGTHTGTTGDGTGSGTTGNGTHTGTIGDGTGAGTTGDGAITGTTGNGTSTGTTVDGIAGDGTSTGTTVDGIAADGTSAGTTGDGTGAGTTGDGTSTGTIGDGASAGKTGDGTSADTTGDGAGAGTTGDGAITGTTGDGTHTDTAGDGTGAGATGDGAITGTTGDGTHTGTTGNGTHTGTTGDGTHTGTTGNGTGAGTTGDGTHTDTAGDGTGAGTTGDGTHTGTTGDGTGAGTTGDGTHTGTTGNGTGAGTTGDGTHTGTTGNDTGAGTTGDGTHTDTAGDGTGAGTTGDGTHTGTTGDGTGAGTTGDGTHTGTTGNGTGAGTTGDGTHTGTTGDGTGAGATGDGAITGTTGDGTHTDTAGDGTHTGTTGDGTGVGTTGDGAITGTTGDGTHTDTAGDGTHTGTTGDGTGAGTAGDGAITGTTGNGTSTGTTVDGIGVHTTGDVTSTGTTGDGTTGDGTSAGTTGDGTGADTAGDGTHAVTAGDGTHTDTAGDGTHNDTAGDGTHNDTAGDGTHNNTAGDGTHTDTAGDGTHTGTTGDGISTGTTGDGAITGTSGNGTSTGTGTTGDGTSTGTGTTGDGTSTGIHETATGRTTGSHTGAAPSTSTVQNDTDAASQTSSAGNGASTVDHSSTGANATGVTADTDETAANTGGHGTSTSGHGTSRGHGTSGGHGTSGEHGHGSSPGAYAISTSGRHGTSTLGGHGTSTSGGHGTSTSGGHGTSTSGGHGTSTSGGHGTSTSGGHGTSPSGGYGTSTSGGHGTSTSGGHGTSTSGGHGTSTSKGHGMSTSGHGISTSGGHGTSTSGGHGTTTSGGHGTSTSGGHGTSTSGGHGTSTSAGHGTSTSGGHGTSTSGGHGTSTSGGHGTSTSGGHGTSTSGGYGTSTSGGHGTSTSGGHGTSTSGGHGTSTSKGHGMSTSGHGISTSGGHGTSTSGGHGTTTSGGHGTSTSGGHGTSTSGGHGTSTSAGHGTSTSGGHGTSTSGGHGTSTSTGHGMSTSGGHGTSTSGGHGTSTSGGHTSGVGTRWVTNNYPRDPWQDFGYNNFFSDMYDFWWNPFDMFSNSGQSMFDNTAMLMLYMDMF